GATGTACGTGTTGGCAGCATCAGTATCAATTATTGATGGAACAAACCAGGCATAAATgtacaaatttgaaaaaatgaaTTCACATTTTGGAAAAGTAAACCCCCCGAGGTACCGATAACAATAAACGGACTCTCATTCTGAGGTATTGGTTTCATTTCAATTGTGTACTCTGGCTGTCAGTGGTTTTGTGCTGGCGCAGATGTGCATACCAGATGAGCAGGGGAAATGGCATCATCTCTACAATTACAGGAAGGTCATGACCCGCTGTCACGGCAACCGCTTGGCATCCGTTTGGAAACTGCTTGGCACCCGCAACCTGCAGATTTCATAAACCTGCAATTAGGCACTGGGCATGTATCGGTCAGCACACCCTGTGAAACATCTGCTTgtctgtgtgcctgtgtgtgtttctctgtgtgtgtgtaacagtaAGACAGATTATAGAGAAGACACATGCCAGACACAAAGGAAACAGATTGATGAGAGGCAGAATCATTTTGTTATGCTGAGATGAATAATTATTAGATGTCCCATTTGACAATAATAAGTGTGAAACTGAAGGACTGGCTTTTCTTTGCTGTGAAAGTCCTGTTCAGAGTTGCCGGCAGTTCCTTTGTATTTTAATCCTCGTTGCCActacacagaggaggaggataagGCACCCTGAGGTTCATGCCGTCACATGCCGTGTATTTtgagtgtgagtgagagagaactGGAGAgcactaagagaaagaaatactcaagatGAATGAGGTactcaaaatgaatgaataggAACTGACGAATATTAGATAATGCCAGTAGGGCTctcccaaataccattttttgggcttcggagcttcggtgagaaatattctaaGGTTTTCGAAGCTTCGCGGCGCagtgcagcaggctgacatgttcttctgacacaacaaacagcgatacccatctgagaataactaataattattaatgttgaatatgaataatgaataatgttgtgggattatcacttatttcatgggctattttggtatttatacattatgattacatacttatatataattttttaaaaacgAATCACTCGAATACTGATTTTGAGgatgattaccatggcaacggtcgaagcattcgggtcagtcctaaatgccagagattcacaccagatgggcgaattattcagttttctttcctgagaataaaaagtaaaattaaaagttggcctttttaacattaaaacgcTGTTGCGGtatacttattattttgctattttcattctttaaaagtcaccagaatgcaagaaacaaagtctctgaaactcaaattttccAAAGGGAAGACTCCCCGACTCTCCaatttggttttgaaatcctctgaggtctgaaggttggcaagtatgagaGATAATATTGTCACAAATTCTTTAGGCCACAATAATcttgtagtgaaaatctgatattgtgacagccctagtctgaaTGAAGGTAAAGAGTAAAAGATAAACTTTAGTGCCTCAGCATGAACACCCCTTTATATGCATTAATCCACTTTTCATGAGTATTTACTAGTGAGCTGGAATGCATTGAATGGCACCCATTGTGGtgtgaaaaaaagtctttaTCCAATTTACATCAAAACTTCAAAAAATGAAAGGAACAGACTGAGGACTTTTGATGTTGGGATCAATCCGTCTGTGATTCACAAGCCATAGCCTATACCACATCTGTTCTTGTGCCGCCTGCGTCCCGATGAgaattcacattattcattttttttcttattttcaattTAAACCGAGGATTTTAATTGTTTCTTTATCTGATTGCATTCTAAAGCAAAGTCTATTTCTGTCTGTGCGTGAAAGTGGGACATGATGCTAATTCAAGATATTGCTCTTTAAAGCAAAGTTGgtcccttttaaaaaaaaaagaaaaaacaataaattactGAGAGCTTTTATACGGAGCTCTTACTGTGTTGTCAAAGGAGCTGCTGTGGAGAGCCATTTAGTAGACTGGacaatgcagcagcagcagcagcaacagcaggggAACAAGAGAAGTGTGGGAGTAAGATGTGATGGGGTCCTGTGATCTCTCAGCAGTTTCTATGGCATCACTTATGCACCATTTATCTGCTGAATATTCAGCAggcagtgagtgagtgagtgagggaacGAGTGAGCGAgtgagcgagtgagtgagtgaacgAGTGAGcgagcgagtgagtgagtgaacgAGTGAGcgagcgagtgagtgagtgagtgagcgagcgagcgagtgagtgagggaacaagcgagcgagcgagcgagtgagtgagggaacaagcgagcgagcgagcgagtgAGTGAGGGAACAAGCGAGcgagcgagtgagtgagtgagggaacaagcgagcgagcgagtgagtgagtgagcgagtgagtgagtgagggaacAAGCGAGTGAGTGGgtgagattttttaaagagaatgaagaggaggatTTATGTCATATCAGTCAGGCTCTATATTTTCTGCATGACGGATAACGGTCAGGTACCTACTCATACTCTGAAAGGGAAAAACTGTGGAGGCAGATATGTCTGTGACGAGTTTCCTGAGCCCAGGGCAAGTGTGGTTATACAAGACAGCCCTCTTCTTTCCCATCTAGTTTACGGACGCCACAGATCCTGATGGGATTTGATAAAGAGAGGTGTCTTCGtgttgacacacaaacacacacacaggtgcatcTGGAGTGCACCCGACCTGTATGTCCTTGAGCTGTACGGCTCATgaaaacattcatttattttgcactCTTTTTTTAGCCTTCTTTTTTATAACATCATCGCTGTTGTCTGAAGGCAATTTACTTATGATGGATGATGTGTAAACCTGCTGATAATCCCTATAATTGAGATGACTGGCATTTGAAAGGGATTGATGTGTTCTTAAGTGATTGACGTCTAATGTGGATATTCTCTGTCAGCTTTCGTTTTATGTTAAGAAAATGTCGCAGTTTACTGACTTGACTCTGTGAAAACTGGCTTTAAGCCGCTTTCCTGCATCAACAGATCATAATTAATACAACAAAAGCAATACAATATATTTAACAATCAGCGTTAAGGAAAGCAAAAAAATCCTCAAAAGTCAAAATCAAAAGGCTGCAATGGGGTGTGTGGGTGGAGTAGCTGTTTTAAATGAATGAGTTATGACTTTTGTCAGCTGTTAAAGATCTGTTCTTCCCACAAAAACTGTTTATGTGTATATTTGAAGTCGGAGGTGGTTTCCaggaagtaactaagtacatttacttaaagcagcagtgggtagaattggagcaaatatgattttaaaaagttatttttataaaacatgcaactatatcctgacagaagtgcatgagacaagtaatctgaaaaaaaaatcatgtgtcctccggtgctcctaacggcctctgcaagatttcacagaccggaggaaaacaaccaatcagaaccgagctgccgtctctgaacagctgtcaatcactcacacactccggtcaaactaggcagcactgatcaaatatgaatcaatattctgttactcctATTTCTCGCCTGAAATGTTTTGATGGCTCTGACATGACGGGGAATCACACTGAATTTTTgtgtatgtagaaaaaaaagtgcatcTGCCCATAGCTGTTTGGAAGCTGGCACATGTGAATGGGATTTAGTTTGCGGTGCTTGCAGCATTGTTAAAAAGAAATCCAACAGAGAGAGATGTTCTCTTCCCAGAATCATTGTCCCTCTAGATAATCCACAGAGCAGTTTTTATTACTTTCTTATTATTTTCTACCTGAGAAATGGGCATAAAAAGAGAGGTTGTTGTTGAGAGTTGTATAGACTTGTATTTGTGTACATTTCTTGTGATGAACAGGTGATTCTGTTGCAGCAAGTCATGTAGAGGATGAAGGTTAAAAGAGGGGAAATGACTCGGGGTCATCAACATATAGAAAACAGCCCATTTTCACACAGAAGTGAAAAATTAAATCCAGGAGTGAAAAGATGCTGGATGTTTATTGAGAAGATATAAATAATTTACTGTTTGAAAAGCTTTGCGAAAATCACTACATATAGCTCCAGTAACATGATTTGAGTCTTATAACTGGGATCGATTTTGGAGAGGTGAATTTCACAAAAATAGAGACAAAAAAATTGAAGTTTTTGAAGTTGACTTATTACCCTCAACGTAAAAACTACCAATATACTCAGCTTAGCTTGTGTTGGATTGGGTCTTGTCCTGATTTTGGTGCAACACCTCAAATGTTCTATTATTTAGAGCAATTTTTATCCAACAAGATGTTAAACCAGCCTCAAACAgaaggtacacacacacctgagggAGACGGAGAGTGTTACCCAAGCAAATATCACTCACTCATGTATTCActatttagtgtgtgtgtgtgtgtgtgtgtgtgtgtgtgtgtgtgtgtgtgtgtgtgtgtgtgtgtgtgtgtgtgtgtgtgtgcatgcgtgcgtgcgtgttcaGTGTGcccgtgtgtgtgcaggtgtgtgtttgggtgacatcacagcagtggtgacatcacagcagtggtgacatcatcagtgcatggtgacatcaccagaTGGAATGTGATGGATTAAAGGAGTGGTGACATcagttgtgacatcataaaggagCGGTAACATCATAGAGGAGTGAATTTCAGGAGAGAGTCCCAGAATCACACAACTGTAGTTGAATCTGAAGACTCAATCAGACGAAACACATCGACTGAGAGAAGCAGTTGTCTCAAGAGAAAGAGGTATGAATTTTATGAATGCATTGCTTTAGATTAAACCTCCCAACAGTATATGAAGCAGTTAAAATTAGCCTCAACATTTATATGCAGCTTACATgttagttaataataataagggctgcaactaacgattattttcactcaTCAGACTATCTACTGAGAGAAGCAGTgaatttctctccaaaaaccaCGAAGCATCGACAAGAATTGACCGTATCTCAGCATCATGGTATCATCAAGAACTTCCCAGTCAGAAGCCATCATGCCCGAGTTCAACGTCCGTCGCGCTGTTTCCAAGCTGCTCAACTCCTTCTTTAAGGGGATGACGGCGGATCAGTGGGGACTTTTGAAATCCGGCACCCCCGACGACGCCACTATGACCATGATGGGAGAGTTGCTGTTGGACATGACAGCGGCCTTGACAAAAGCTTTCCTGAAATCTCTCGGGAGCAGGACCCTGGCATCTGAGGACGACGTCCAAATCAATCTGGGCGACACCATCTCTCAGGGTTTTGCCGAAGCTCTGGGCGTCGACGTCTCGGTTCAGTGTCCGAGCTCCAAAAGTTTGACGACATTGATTTCTGAAGAGGTTTCAGAGAGCGTTCGAAGTGCCCTCTCCAGCCCCGAGGGCATAGTTCAGCGCCTCACTCCTCCCAGCAGACTCAACAACATGATTCTGCACGCCTGCAAAATGTGCCAGGCGTTCATCGGCAAGATGAAGTCGGTGTTCTTGCCTCGACCGCGCAAGCAGAGGACCATCTGCGAGGAATCAGATGTGGAACCGGAACCCTCAGATGGCGAAGACCGCCATGCGGCGACGCCTTTGTCGGACGTCGTGATTGCGATGAAAGACATCACGTATGTCAAAATCATCATCAAGACGCAGTTGAACGACATCACCGAACCTCTCTTGGTTGACGTGCCAGACTCCGAGTACACGGTGCTGCAGTCTCAAAACTCTCGGGAGATTGAAGACGTCGCAGAAGAAATCGCTCGGAGTATCGCCGAAGATGCTATAAGACCGACTCCGTCGGCGCAGAAGAGCAAACGCTCCAAGAAAAGCATCGGAAGCAAAATTAAGAAGCTTTTGGCAAAGTGCTTTGCCAAAACATGCATCCATCGCATCGTGGCACAGATGAGGAAAAGATTCCACCGGGGATCCAAAGTTCACAGCCGGGAGTCGGCAAAGTCTCTCACAAAGAAAATTACCGATCTGATGAAACAACCAGAAAACCGCGATCTTCTGGGACTCGGCGCTCCACTCGTAAACATTCCCCCCGGTCGAGTCTTGGAGTTCACAAAGGTCTTAAGTGAtctcctctacacacacatcacacacggGCCAGAGATCATCCCCGAGCCGGTGATACGTGCCAACATGCGCGCCGACTTGCAGCGGAAGGTGCTCGGTTTCCTGTGtctggccagatggtggcagaTCTTTCAGTCCGACGACTTCGTCGACAATATGAGACATGCCATACTGGGGACTAAGCCCAGGGCCAAGAAACCTTTGGCAATCGCTGCACCGCCTGCCCCGGTATCCGTGACGAAGAGTCGTGATGACTCTGCAAGACGAGCGCGGaacgaacaaaaaaaaaactgcgtcGAGGTGATCTTGGAGCGGCTGGTCACGCGGATCTTCAAGAAGGCAAAAGTGACCTGGACCCTTTCAAACGTCCATGACATCATCCAGCGCCTTGTTGAACAAACGTGGGCCGAAGTCGAGGGTCTCGATTTCGATTCCAGCCCAGAAACATGGGAAAACCTCGAAAAGGCCATTTACCGGGACCTGATTAAGACATGGGGCAATGCGATGTGGGTGCTGGTGTCCTTTAAAGGGGGTCAACCGGCAGTCGGAGAGCGTATCGCCTCCGCCGTCAAAGGTCACCTGATGGCACCACCGAGACAGAGGTGCTGCATGGTATGCAGGTGCTTCTCTTCTATGCTCACCGCCATGACGAAGTGGTAAAGTGGTttatgggttttctccgggagCTCCGGTTTATCCCACATATAGTGAATAATTGGACTTATTCTATAGATAAAAAACGTCTTCAATGTGTCATTCATCTTGAAGGAAAAATTGACTTTTTCCTTCAAGATGAATGACACATTGACAAGCCCTCGTATTCATTCTGAAGGAAAAATTGACTTTTTCCTTCAAGATGAATGACACATTGACAAGCCCTCGTATTCATTCTGAAggaaaaatttactttttccTTCAGAATGAATACGAGGGCTTGAGCTCTCAGCGCCACCTCAGTAGTTAGTGTTGTCTACTGTTGTGTTACGCACGGGTTCGATCTGGGCGATCCAGTTCTCCCACAATCAGTGCATAATAATGAACAtctaattaaatacaataaataataataaaaataaatcatattcattcatttctgctCATTTCTCTCATCATTTGCTGTAAATATTCAACTCAGACTGAAGTTCTGCTGATTCAATGAACTTTTataaagtgcaaaaataaagtacaaagaaaagtgtgttttgcaCACTCTTCCATCATATACACTAATCTTAATTATTGCTAATTTTAATGAGTTTACCTGCCTGACTGTCAACATGTAGAGAATTCTTGTAAAGGAGAATCAGGTTTCTTGTGTGTATTAGCTCATACAGTCTGGAAATagctattaatatttaaaaccacgTCTATTCCTGGCCGATCAGAACTGTTGTAATTAAAGATCATTAAaccttatttattatgtttatatatttatttactgacacCTTCACTGTAAGGTGTATCAAGACATATCACAATGATGGTGTATTGTTTTACTAGAAACATAAATGCACTCTTATTCAATGACAATAAACAAGGTTATTTTAAGGGGACGTGTGTTTTTAAGTGTAAAGAGAACTCATACATTAGTTTGTTCAATAAGCCTATAAATGTGGAGGACACCACGGCAGTCCACATTCTGCAGACAGGTTCAGATGAGTTTACCAGGTCAAAAAGTGACTGTGAGAGAGCTGGAAAGCATCTCCATCACTCAAGGTGGAGGGAGCACACACAGTgaaatgcgtgtgtgtgagcaaTTACATTGCATTACATGAATTAGTAGGATCTATTTGCTCACCACCACTGATGGCGCATACCAAGCGACAAGTGGAGATATAATACGAGAACTGAATTGCGGAGCTATGCTGGGAATTTTGCGACGTCACTGGACTCAATGTACCGAAAAGACTGATAAAGGTGTCACTTGTCCCCTCCTAACAATGCTTGAATGACATCTCCTGTTAGTTTTGTTGCACCTGTGTGTGCACTCCCACACAGTTctgagaagaggtctaatcaaACAAAATATTTATATCACGTGTGAGATTATCATGGGTGTGCAGGGCCTTAAAGTCATCCCTTTTAGCAGCCGATTAggctgttgtcaggctattaaataggcgttaacAGTCGCTATAGGTGTGGGCCAATAGGGGCCTACtccacccactagtaggttttgtcatctattcacatggtagatcacctaaagaaggtataaaagaacacgacagcgacctctagcgaacGTAgttattatgacaggagcagaagtgtaagtcaggtgctgtagtatagacagtgtggaACCCCATGTGgggatgatggatgggacacaaaccCAAGGCTTTCGTCCAGGAGACcagagtttgcatcctgtgtgaaaccaacaatgtgtagttgtctttgtgtttgtagttattttaacccaaaacacattgtttttccctaaactaagctgtttttttcccttgcctaaacttaaagaagttgtagttttattgcctaaacctaaacgtAGTAAGCGTAATAGGCCACTAATGACCCACTAGGGTGCtaatagcaactgataacgcctatttaatggcctgataacagtcgaatcgggtgcttttagagtaaaaaatatatttttttaaatgcattgtCATGACTTTAGTTCCTTTTCAGCTCAGCCGGCTTGAAGGgacatttctgtgtctgtgtttgattgacagtaGCTGGCAGGCTGAGCTCCTGTACTGTTGCAGCGTCTGCGGAGCGAGGATACACAAGACCAGCCTTCGCAGAAGTTTTTTACCGATCAAAACACCCCTTTATCTCAAATCTGTAAGTGATTGGACTGATTCGACGTCGCAGCATCAAACCCGTTTTATACCAAAGTGGAAACACAAATAACAGAGCCAACTCAAGTATAATACGCCttggttttatattttatattttctgattCACCATTTACTTGAAAATAACAGATCTGTGTTATGTTTGTAGGTCCTCCTTCATTAGAACGATTTTTCTCTTCATGATCGGTTATTTACCCCCTGTATCATGAATAATAGTATAGTcagggagaggagaggctgaTGTCTTTCAGCTATATACAAATTTTGTTTGTCATTTCCATTCGGTTCCATGTGAGGCTGAAAATCCCAGTGCGTCACTCAGAAACTATAGTGCGAGATATTTACATAGTTTCCACTTttgccaaaaaacaacaacatttgggCTGTTAAATAATTTCTTCAAATTATAAAACATTGTAATCATAACCTATATTATTCAATAATGAATTTACAAAGTGAATATACGCAAATAactattaaatttttttaaaaagcattctGCCAGTAGAAATGTCTCATGCAAATTCAGCATCTGAGCAGTTAAGAATGATTTAGTTTGACTGATCTGTACACAGTCGTAATACATAATAATGCaggtttttaaataaatgagcaGATGGGTGTCAGTTTATTTTAAGGGGGAACATAAAAagagtctttaaaaaaaaaacattgctgtGCTGTTAGAGGTTACTCTGCGCCCTTATTAGTATTTGGACGGTGCAcataaatgcaaatacaaagTCCAAACTAACAAAAGTGCTCTAAAATCCGACTGACAGTTGATGCATCTGTGCTGCAATTGTTAGAAACAAGCGTCGCTTCAGGTGATGGTTAAGAGGATAGGACATCtcacttctcttcctctctcctcacatCTTTCCTTTCAATCTGTCCTTGATTTTCCCTCATTTCCCCCGTGACTGTTTGTTAGGTGTTAGGTTGTTCAACAAGCTAATGTGCAGCCCCGGACGTGTGGTCATGTTTATAAGTTATATAAGAAGGAAACTTAAGCACGAACGCTAATGTGGGTTGTTCAAGGTCTTGTGTTGTGTAGCAGGTTGTTGTCTAACTGTCTCTCTATGGTAGAACAAtgctgctgctttatacaaagaTTTGATTGGCTGAATGGAAACAAGTTCTACATCTTGGACAGAGAAAACAAATCATTTAATTTCTGTTGGACTTTTCAAAGTTTGTGCATGTTTGTAACATAGGCTACTGGCTCACAGTATTCTTCCCTACCATATAaacatacagtaggctacatAGCTACTCATAACATTATGATTCACAAAGGCTGGAGTCACTTCAATGTCATTTTTCCAGATCACTcaaaccagggtctgaaattacaTGTTTTTCCTCAACTGCCACTgaggcaggtcactgaacatttctaccggccactcaATTTATTTTCTGCCACTTTATGCTGAACACTTTAGAatagtaaacactgagtcagtggtaccagacagtAGCactatggaatatatcatgtaaccttaatccgtaactatttttaaaatcatactTCTTaatatctgccatggtggcaggtgaccttcAGTTTTTATCGGACACAGCCAACATTTAGGCTGTAtgtggcaggtggcaggtgcttaTTTCATTCCCTGAGTCAAACTGAAGTGTAAATCTTAAGTTCACCTCGGAATGAGTTTATTAGTGTCTCCAGTGAGCAAACCTGTTTGCTCACTGGAGACATCACCacattagaaaataaataaactggttAATCTTTCATGCCTCATTGACTGAATTAAA
This DNA window, taken from Sebastes fasciatus isolate fSebFas1 chromosome 14, fSebFas1.pri, whole genome shotgun sequence, encodes the following:
- the LOC141782441 gene encoding uncharacterized protein LOC141782441; the protein is MVSSRTSQSEAIMPEFNVRRAVSKLLNSFFKGMTADQWGLLKSGTPDDATMTMMGELLLDMTAALTKAFLKSLGSRTLASEDDVQINLGDTISQGFAEALGVDVSVQCPSSKSLTTLISEEVSESVRSALSSPEGIVQRLTPPSRLNNMILHACKMCQAFIGKMKSVFLPRPRKQRTICEESDVEPEPSDGEDRHAATPLSDVVIAMKDITYVKIIIKTQLNDITEPLLVDVPDSEYTVLQSQNSREIEDVAEEIARSIAEDAIRPTPSAQKSKRSKKSIGSKIKKLLAKCFAKTCIHRIVAQMRKRFHRGSKVHSRESAKSLTKKITDLMKQPENRDLLGLGAPLVNIPPGRVLEFTKVLSDLLYTHITHGPEIIPEPVIRANMRADLQRKVLGFLCLARWWQIFQSDDFVDNMRHAILGTKPRAKKPLAIAAPPAPVSVTKSRDDSARRARNEQKKNCVEVILERLVTRIFKKAKVTWTLSNVHDIIQRLVEQTWAEVEGLDFDSSPETWENLEKAIYRDLIKTWGNAMWVLVSFKGGQPAVGERIASAVKGHLMAPPRQRCCMVCRCFSSMLTAMTKW